Proteins from one Paenibacillus amylolyticus genomic window:
- a CDS encoding amidohydrolase family protein, giving the protein MCLVRTSYLLKNGCVLSMDARIGQYKRADVLIQDSLIMAVQPDLDIPDAEVIDASSMIIMPGLVDTHRHVWESLVKTVGTNWSLPVYLQNLYYGAMGSKLRPQDSYIANLLGSLEALNAGVTTVLDWSMPYSTEHTDELIRGLQDAGIRAVFAHGVPGETNYWNRDSLLTYSNDVRRVKERYFSSRDQLLTYGLAIRGPEFSHWDTTVKEIELAQELDAICSMHAGFGTWGSADRSISRLYEAGLLSPRVNIVHGNTMGMDEYKMLADSGASLSVTPEVEMMMGHGYPATGYFLEHGGTPTLGVDVVTSTGGDMFSQMKFALQAERSRANEQLLQQGEMPGELNLQSSQVLRFATSAGAQALGLEQKVGTLTPGKEADLIMIRTTDLNLFPVHDPIGAVVQFANPSNVDTVFVAGKLVKREGKLLHVDLDAIRHTAMQSKEYLLSQYRMSDAERIAFS; this is encoded by the coding sequence ATGTGTCTTGTGCGGACAAGTTATCTGTTGAAAAATGGCTGTGTGTTGTCGATGGACGCTCGAATTGGACAATATAAGAGGGCGGACGTTCTGATTCAGGATTCACTAATTATGGCGGTTCAGCCCGATCTGGATATTCCGGATGCCGAGGTCATTGATGCTTCATCGATGATTATTATGCCTGGGCTGGTGGACACGCATCGGCATGTGTGGGAGTCACTTGTCAAAACAGTGGGAACCAACTGGTCGTTGCCAGTCTATCTGCAAAATCTCTATTATGGAGCTATGGGAAGCAAGCTCCGTCCACAAGATAGTTACATTGCTAACTTGCTCGGTTCCTTGGAAGCGCTTAATGCAGGAGTGACGACCGTGTTGGATTGGAGCATGCCATACTCCACTGAGCACACAGATGAACTGATTCGTGGACTTCAGGATGCCGGGATTCGCGCGGTATTTGCTCATGGCGTACCTGGTGAGACCAACTACTGGAATCGGGATAGCCTGCTGACGTATTCGAATGATGTAAGAAGAGTCAAAGAACGGTATTTTTCATCACGGGATCAGCTGCTCACCTATGGGCTTGCCATACGTGGTCCGGAGTTCAGCCATTGGGATACAACCGTGAAGGAGATCGAGCTGGCTCAAGAGCTGGATGCAATCTGTTCCATGCATGCCGGATTTGGCACTTGGGGATCTGCGGATCGTTCCATTAGTCGCTTATACGAAGCGGGATTGTTGAGCCCACGAGTGAATATCGTTCATGGTAATACCATGGGCATGGATGAATATAAAATGTTAGCCGATAGCGGTGCTTCCCTGTCGGTCACACCTGAAGTTGAAATGATGATGGGGCATGGATATCCCGCAACCGGATATTTCCTTGAACACGGGGGAACCCCTACACTTGGTGTCGATGTCGTAACGTCCACAGGCGGAGACATGTTCTCACAGATGAAGTTTGCACTGCAAGCTGAACGATCCAGAGCGAATGAACAACTCCTGCAGCAGGGTGAGATGCCAGGTGAATTGAACTTGCAGTCCAGCCAAGTACTGAGATTTGCAACTTCAGCTGGTGCCCAAGCATTGGGATTGGAGCAGAAGGTGGGTACGTTGACCCCAGGGAAGGAAGCGGATCTGATCATGATTCGGACCACCGATCTGAATCTGTTCCCGGTTCATGATCCAATCGGCGCTGTCGTACAGTTTGCCAATCCATCCAATGTCGATACGGTCTTTGTGGCAGGTAAACTCGTGAAGCGAGAGGGTAAGCTGCTCCATGTTGATTTGGATGCGATTCGTCATACGGCGATGCAGAGCAAAGAGTACTTGTTATCCCAATATCGGATGTCGGATGCGGAGAGAATTGCTTTCTCGTAA
- a CDS encoding amino acid permease has translation MRENEHRSSLFRKKPIASEGDNSSALKRALGPLDLTTLGVGAIIGTGIFVLTGVAAATYAGPGLVLSFLLAGIICAFAALCYSEFASSVPASGSAYTYSYTAFGEVIAWILGWDLILEYGFASAAVASGWSGYFQTLLSGFGLELPHALTSAFSSEKGTYFDITAAVITLIITFLLTRGVKEAARANGIMVAIKIIVVLIFIGVGVFYVEPTNWQSFLPFGISGVTAGAATVFFAYIGFDAVSTAAEEVKRPQRDLPIGIIASLAICTVLYIVVSLILTGIVPYNMLNVSDPVAFAFEFVQLKGLSWIVSLGAITGITTVLLVMMYGQTRLLYSMSRDGLLSPVFSKVSGKSQTPAIGTWVAGIIVAMFSGFISLGHLAELTNIGTLFAFAVVSLGIIVLRKNNPDLKRGFRVPLVPLIPILSALGCVYLMTRLAALTWITFFAWLIIGLIIYFAYGRHHSHLNPARLISSTFRSKNK, from the coding sequence ATGCGTGAGAACGAACATCGATCTTCATTATTTCGTAAAAAACCTATTGCCTCGGAAGGCGATAACAGCAGTGCTTTGAAACGAGCGCTCGGTCCACTCGACTTAACGACACTTGGGGTGGGTGCCATTATTGGAACCGGGATTTTTGTACTGACCGGCGTAGCTGCCGCAACGTATGCAGGTCCTGGTCTTGTATTGTCCTTTTTACTGGCAGGTATCATATGTGCATTCGCTGCATTGTGTTATTCGGAGTTTGCCTCAAGCGTACCGGCATCGGGCAGTGCGTACACGTATAGCTACACGGCTTTTGGTGAAGTGATTGCCTGGATTCTGGGATGGGATCTGATATTGGAGTATGGATTCGCCAGTGCGGCAGTAGCCAGCGGATGGTCTGGATATTTCCAAACGTTGTTATCCGGATTTGGACTGGAGTTACCTCATGCGCTCACAAGTGCATTCAGCTCGGAAAAGGGTACGTATTTTGACATCACGGCTGCGGTCATTACGTTAATTATCACCTTCCTGCTAACCAGAGGGGTCAAGGAGGCGGCTCGTGCGAACGGCATCATGGTAGCGATTAAAATTATCGTGGTGCTGATCTTCATTGGTGTAGGTGTCTTCTATGTAGAGCCTACAAACTGGCAGTCCTTCTTGCCCTTTGGTATCTCGGGTGTAACTGCGGGAGCAGCTACGGTATTTTTTGCCTACATCGGATTTGATGCGGTCTCCACTGCGGCAGAAGAGGTCAAGCGACCACAACGGGATCTGCCCATTGGCATTATTGCGTCGCTGGCCATCTGTACGGTGCTCTACATTGTTGTTTCGTTGATTCTCACAGGTATTGTGCCGTATAACATGTTGAATGTAAGTGATCCGGTTGCGTTTGCATTTGAATTTGTGCAATTGAAGGGTTTATCCTGGATTGTATCGCTAGGAGCGATTACGGGTATTACGACGGTATTGCTGGTCATGATGTATGGTCAGACACGTCTGCTCTACTCCATGTCTCGTGACGGACTGCTGTCACCGGTTTTCTCCAAGGTTAGTGGCAAAAGTCAGACTCCTGCTATAGGGACATGGGTTGCGGGCATTATCGTCGCGATGTTCTCCGGGTTCATCTCGCTGGGACACTTGGCGGAGCTTACAAACATCGGAACGTTGTTTGCTTTTGCTGTCGTAAGTCTGGGTATTATCGTGTTGCGTAAAAATAACCCGGATCTCAAACGCGGCTTCCGCGTGCCACTCGTACCACTGATTCCGATTCTGAGTGCCTTGGGTTGCGTATACTTGATGACACGCCTTGCAGCGCTCACATGGATTACATTCTTTGCTTGGTTGATCATCGGTTTGATTATCTACTTTGCGTATGGACGCCATCACAGTCATCTGAATCCGGCACGCCTAATCTCCAGTACTTTCAGATCGAAGAATAAGTAG
- a CDS encoding tyrosine-type recombinase/integrase: protein MTEEIQEQYADELEAFHIWMKDAGYTGHTVKSYTGDVVEFLVSIQGKSLEQVKKLHVLSFLSRARERGVSDATRNRKHAAVNCFYKSLIELELLSNNPAFGIKKSKTEKNRAPVFLDESGLTRFLESVDGKYRTRNLAVFLLMGYMGLRVGEVHALNCKDYNAERRTLDVFGKGRKWRSLPVPETVANVLSQAMAERLEPWRPKEEALFVSQKGKRLSIRSIQLISTETFERFQQESPANQRQNYSSHKLRHSFATMMLRRGADLRTVQELLGHASIQTTTVYTHVTSREKEEAMALLDVKLPIY, encoded by the coding sequence ATGACCGAGGAGATTCAGGAGCAATATGCGGACGAGTTGGAAGCATTTCACATATGGATGAAGGACGCCGGATATACAGGCCATACAGTAAAATCATACACGGGTGACGTGGTGGAATTTCTGGTCTCCATTCAAGGGAAGTCACTGGAGCAGGTCAAAAAGCTGCATGTGCTGTCTTTTCTGTCCCGCGCCCGGGAGCGTGGGGTTAGTGATGCCACCAGAAATCGCAAACATGCGGCAGTGAACTGTTTTTACAAATCCCTCATTGAACTCGAATTGTTATCGAATAATCCGGCTTTTGGGATCAAAAAATCCAAAACCGAGAAAAACCGTGCGCCTGTTTTCCTTGATGAAAGTGGTTTGACACGTTTCCTGGAGTCGGTAGATGGCAAGTATCGCACACGTAACCTGGCTGTTTTTCTGCTGATGGGATATATGGGATTACGGGTAGGAGAAGTGCATGCTTTGAATTGCAAAGACTATAATGCGGAGCGGCGTACTTTGGATGTATTTGGTAAAGGGCGTAAGTGGCGCTCCCTGCCTGTACCCGAGACTGTGGCAAACGTATTGTCGCAAGCGATGGCTGAGCGTCTGGAGCCTTGGCGACCAAAAGAGGAAGCATTGTTTGTCTCGCAAAAAGGCAAGAGACTGTCGATTCGCAGCATCCAGCTGATCTCTACGGAAACCTTTGAACGCTTCCAGCAGGAATCACCAGCCAATCAACGTCAAAACTACTCCAGTCATAAGCTGCGTCACTCCTTCGCGACCATGATGTTGCGACGTGGAGCCGACCTGCGTACGGTGCAGGAGCTGCTCGGTCACGCATCCATTCAAACGACAACGGTCTATACACATGTCACCAGCAGGGAGAAAGAAGAGGCTATGGCTCTGCTGGACGTTAAACTGCCGATATATTAA
- a CDS encoding L-lactate dehydrogenase, with protein sequence MTNSAALKPSRVVIVGMGAVGTTTGYTLMLRQRSSELVFVDVNHDKATGEMLDMNHGLPFTGGVKVWAGDYSDCKDADIIIITAGASQKPGETRIDLLKKNASIFKDIIERITEVNSHGILLIATNPVDILSYTSWKQSGWPASRVIGSGTLLDSARFRYLIGKNKGIDPRSIHAHIIGEHGDSEVPVWSLANVAGTDLELDEETQQDIFDRTKNAAYEIINAKGATSYAIALALDRIVAAILGNEGSVLNVSTLLEDYNGVSDVYLGVPCVVDRNGVREILPLPLNETEKVAFQASANKLKEQIAGLE encoded by the coding sequence ATGACAAACAGTGCAGCATTGAAACCCAGTCGTGTCGTGATTGTAGGCATGGGTGCGGTGGGAACAACAACGGGATACACGCTCATGTTGAGACAGCGTTCATCCGAGTTGGTATTTGTGGATGTGAATCATGATAAGGCAACCGGCGAAATGCTGGATATGAACCACGGTCTTCCGTTTACCGGAGGCGTGAAAGTATGGGCTGGCGATTATTCGGACTGCAAAGATGCAGATATCATAATTATTACAGCAGGTGCCTCCCAGAAACCAGGCGAGACCCGGATTGATCTGCTGAAGAAAAATGCAAGCATTTTCAAAGATATTATTGAGCGTATTACTGAAGTGAATTCCCATGGAATTTTGTTGATTGCAACGAATCCTGTAGATATTTTGTCCTATACATCCTGGAAACAAAGCGGATGGCCTGCTTCCCGTGTCATCGGTTCAGGTACATTGCTCGATAGCGCACGTTTCCGTTACCTGATTGGTAAAAATAAAGGAATCGACCCACGTAGTATTCACGCCCACATTATTGGTGAGCATGGCGATTCCGAAGTACCTGTATGGAGCCTGGCCAACGTTGCAGGAACAGATCTGGAACTGGATGAAGAGACACAGCAAGATATCTTCGACCGTACCAAAAATGCAGCGTATGAGATTATTAATGCCAAAGGCGCAACTTCCTATGCAATTGCCCTTGCTCTGGACCGCATTGTAGCTGCAATTCTCGGCAACGAGGGCTCCGTTCTGAACGTGTCCACGTTGCTTGAAGACTACAATGGCGTATCGGATGTTTATCTGGGCGTTCCATGCGTTGTCGATCGCAACGGTGTGCGCGAGATTCTGCCTCTTCCGTTGAATGAAACCGAGAAAGTGGCTTTCCAGGCATCTGCTAACAAATTAAAAGAACAAATCGCTGGACTGGAGTAA
- a CDS encoding YCF48-related protein codes for MRSQWIKIAQTALLSIGIAALLAACTDSDQPPEAEPPQQQEDAGNTGQTLTVVPPVNSTESADMAKYQIQTRLTDFQLLNDNGGLAWGVTRNALRLYYTQDQGKTWTNISPSENVQFPANPKYGQSIYFVDRTHGWIVREGMGGTDTMVLRTNNGGVTWSLSSLSKTDKVTAISFVSPEKGWILTTVDTAIGKQDKKLYFTKDGGITWNRMSSSDEDGKTEAEEISRRGYTTGMTFSDPKHGFLTAIEFGTPKLYVTSDGGENWDAGPSFFDRKKFNGCGNFSISPPQFFGREAQSAWMSMSCAQGESTAFNGFFTTDGGKSWKVSNFTLNKQTGANRNLSPVFLNGMEGWAMQKGITYHTKDAGKTWNALPASSVLENILEDYPEIVKMQMVTSKLGWILVENTDAKRSLLLQTVDGGAQWKVL; via the coding sequence TTGCGTTCGCAATGGATCAAAATCGCGCAGACAGCATTGCTGTCTATAGGTATAGCAGCTTTACTCGCTGCATGCACCGACTCAGATCAACCTCCGGAAGCAGAACCTCCGCAGCAGCAGGAGGACGCCGGAAATACAGGGCAGACATTAACGGTCGTTCCCCCTGTAAACAGTACAGAATCTGCAGATATGGCCAAGTACCAAATACAGACCCGTTTAACCGATTTTCAGTTGCTTAATGACAACGGGGGATTGGCGTGGGGTGTGACACGGAATGCGCTGCGACTGTACTATACACAGGACCAGGGAAAGACCTGGACCAATATTTCACCCTCGGAAAATGTACAATTTCCGGCTAACCCCAAATATGGACAAAGCATTTATTTTGTAGATCGTACACATGGCTGGATTGTTCGTGAAGGCATGGGTGGAACAGACACCATGGTGCTTCGCACCAACAATGGGGGTGTAACCTGGAGTCTCTCTTCACTGTCCAAGACGGATAAAGTGACTGCGATCTCATTTGTATCTCCTGAAAAAGGCTGGATTCTTACCACGGTAGATACCGCTATTGGTAAACAGGACAAGAAACTGTATTTCACCAAGGACGGTGGAATCACCTGGAATCGGATGTCCTCCAGTGATGAAGACGGTAAAACGGAAGCAGAAGAGATTTCCAGACGTGGATACACCACAGGCATGACTTTCTCGGATCCAAAGCATGGTTTCCTGACAGCAATCGAGTTCGGTACACCGAAGTTGTATGTGACCTCAGACGGCGGAGAGAACTGGGATGCAGGACCATCTTTCTTCGATCGAAAAAAATTCAACGGCTGTGGTAATTTCAGTATCAGTCCACCACAATTTTTTGGACGTGAAGCCCAATCTGCCTGGATGTCCATGTCTTGTGCTCAAGGCGAGAGCACGGCATTTAATGGTTTTTTCACCACAGATGGCGGAAAGAGCTGGAAAGTATCCAATTTTACGTTAAATAAACAAACGGGTGCGAATCGTAACCTTTCACCGGTATTTCTGAATGGAATGGAAGGTTGGGCGATGCAGAAGGGCATAACCTACCACACCAAGGATGCGGGCAAAACATGGAATGCTCTTCCTGCAAGCAGTGTGCTGGAGAACATTCTCGAAGACTATCCGGAAATTGTGAAGATGCAGATGGTTACTTCCAAGCTGGGCTGGATATTGGTTGAAAATACCGATGCCAAAAGATCGTTGTTACTGCAAACTGTGGACGGCGGTGCACAGTGGAAAGTGCTTTAA